The sequence CTACGGCCTGCCGGAGTATCTGGAGCGGATCGGCGCCTACACCCGGTCGCACCCCGGCCACGAGTGGATCGACGGCGGCGGCTGGGACATGGCCGCCTTCCCCGGCGGCCTCCCGCACCGCTCCCAGCTCGACTCCTTCGACCGCCCGGTCTACCTGATCCAGCGCGACCACCATGCCGCCTGGGTCAACACCCGGGCGCTGGAGCTCGCCGGGATCACCCGCGACACCCCCGACCCCGCCGACGGCCGGATCGAGCGCGACGCGGACGGCACGCCGAGCGGCGTGCTGCACGAGGGGGCGATGGACCTGGTGGGCCTGCTCACCCCGCGCCCCACGGCGCGGGACCTGTCCGACGCGCTGGTGGAGGCCCAGTCCCACCTGTTCTCCCAGGGCATCACCGGCTGGCAGGACGCCATCGTCGGCTCCTACGCGGGCTCCGACGACCAGCTGCCCACCTACATCGCGGCGGCGGCCTCCGGGCGGCTGAAGGCCCGGGTCGTGGGCGCGCTCTGGTGGGACCGCGCGCGCGGCGCCGAGCAGATCCCCGAGCTCATGGAGCGCCGCGAGGCCGCCGAGGGCCTTGAGCGGTTCCGCGCCACCTCGGTGAAGATCATGCAGGACGGCATCACCGAGAACTTCACCGCCGCGGTGATCGAGCCCTACTGCCGCTGCGGCGGCACCGGCCTGTCCTACGTGGACCCCGCCCTGCTGAAGGAGTATGTCGCCGAGCTGGACCGGCACGGCTTCCAGGTGCACTTCCACGCGATCGGCGAGCGTGCCGTCCGCGAGGCGCTGGACAGCTTCGAGGGGACCGACCCGGCCAACCGGCACCACATCGCGCACCTGCAGATCATCGAACCGTCCGACGTGCCGCGGTTCGCCGCGCTCGGCGTGACGGCCAACCTGCAGCCGCTGTGGGCCACCCACCACGCCCAGATGGACGAGCTGACGATCCCGTTCCTGGGCGACGAGCGCTCGGCCTGGCAGTATCCGTTCGCCGACCTGCAGCGGGCGGGGACCCGGTTCTGCGCGGGCAGCGACTGGCCGGTCTCCATCGCCGACCCGATCCAGGGCATGCACGTGGCGGTCAACCGCACCGAGCCGGGCGGCTCGGTGCACGCGGACTACCCGACGGCGCAGACCCCGTTCCTGCCCGGCCAGAGCCTGGACCTGGCCACGGCGCTGACCGCCTACACCGCCGGCTCGGCGTGGATCAACCACGACGACGACGCCGGCACGATCACCCCGGGCAACCGCGCCGACCTGGTCGTCTTGGACCGCGACCCGTTCGCCGAACCCGCGGCCGACATCTGGCGGACCGAGGTGGCGATGACGTTCGTCGGCGGGGAGCAGGTCTACCGCCGCTGACCTTTACCACGAGAGGAAAGCAACGAGGCGGCCGAGGCCGGCTCCGACCACTGCCACCGGCACCGTCGGACCGGTCCTCGCGATCACCGGCCCCCCGGCTTCGACGCCTCCGTCCTCGACCTGTTCGTGCCGCTGGCCGTGGGCGGGGCGGTGCAGCTGGCCGGTGACGCCGACCGCACCGACCCGGCCAGGCTGCAGCGTTTCGCCGCCGAGCACAGGGTCACCTGGGGGTTCACGCCCCCGGCCGTGCTGTCCCTGCTCGACACGGCGGGCGGCCCCCTCGTCCGGAGATCAGGGTGCCGCCCGGGAGACGAGGCGATCAGCCGCGCAGGCGCTTCAGGCATCCGTAGACGCCCACGGCCACCACCGCTTCGGGATCGCTCAGGTCCCCATGGAATTTGTCCGAGATCTCGGACACGGCACCGGTCGCGCACTGGCCCGCCTTCCACCAGGCCCATTCCCCCGCGGCCTTGGCCGCGTCGACGATCTGACGCCAGAACCTCTTGACGAACGCCACGACCGCTCCCCAGGAGCGCGGAGCCTCGGCGAACACCTCGTCGGGGAAGCGGTAGTCGTCCTCCGGGTCGCTGTTCACGAGCGACACGGCCATGGAGTGGACCCTCTCCTCCGAGACGCCTGCGGCCTGCGCCACGGCCGTGAGCTCCCGGGAGAACGAGGCTCCGTCGGCGAAGGCCGCGCCGGCACCGGCCGAGGTCGCCACCACCACCGCCGTGATCAGTGCCGCCATGGTTCCGGCTGTGCGCTTGAGCATGGAATACCCTCCCTGTCGAGTGACGGTCGGCTGGGCGTGTGCGCCCTGCCACCACCGGACACCGTGCCGCAGGCTGCTCACCCGCCGGTCACCCGACAGTCACTCGATGACTACTCAGTGTCATCATCGATGCCTCCCGGCCGACCGCGCCCCCAGGAGTGCCGCCGGCTCCGGCCGACCTCGCCCACCCCGTTCCGGCGCGCCACGCCGGGCGCCCGCCGAGGGTCGCCATGCCGAGCGCTTGCCGCTTCCCCGGGCCCTCTTGACGCGCATCCCTAATTACTCAACGAGACTATGTGATTACATTACGTAGTGAAGATGGTGAGGCCGGGTTTCGATTTCAGGGTTCTGGGGCCGTTCGAGGTGCTGAGGGACGGCGTTCCCGTGCCGATCCGGGCGGCCAAGCTGCGGACGCTGCTCGTGTCGCTGCTGCTCGACGCCAACGAGGTCGTCCCCGTCGAGACATTGGTGGACCGCCTGTGGGGAGACGACCCGCCCGGCGGGGCCCTGAACACCCTGCAGAACTACGTGATGCGGAGCCGCCGCTCTCTGGGATGCGCCGGGGACGACGGTCCCCTGCTGACCTGCCCGCGGGGATACCTGATCAGAGTCGCCGACGACGGGCTCGATCTGCACCGCTTCGACGCCCTGACACGCCGCGCCAGGGCCGCGGCCACGGCGGACGCCATGGAACAGGCATCGGCGCTGCTGGGGGAGGCGCTGCGGCTGTGGCGCGGGGAACCCCTGCAGGACGTGCAGTCGGAGGCGCTGCGGCGGGAGGTCGCGCCCGCGCTGGCCGAGCGCAGGCTGGACGCGCTCCAGTCACGCATCGAGGCCGACCTGGCGCTGGGCCGCCACGAGGAGGTGGTTCCCGAGTTGCGGAAGCTGACCGCCGGGCATCCGCTCCGGGAGCGGTTCTGGGCGCAGCGGATGCTGGCGCTGTACCGGTCGGGACGCCAGGCCGAGGCCCTGCGGTGCTACCACTCCGTCAGGGAGGTCCTCGTCGAGGAGCTCGGCGTCGATCCGGGCGCAGAGCTGCGGGATCTGCATCGGCGGATCCTGGATGGCGATCCCGCGCTCGCCGTCGCGGGCGGCTCCGGCCACGGCGCGCCGGCGTCCGGAAACCTCCCGGCGGAGATGACGACGTTCGTGGGCAGGGGGCGGCAGCTCGCCGACGCCGGGCGGCTGCTGGAGAGCAGCCGCCTGGTCACGCTGACCGGTGTGGGCGGGGTGGGCAAGACCCGGCTGGCGCTGCGGGTGGCGGCACAGGTGTCCCACGCGTTCCCGGACGGGGTGTGGCTCGCCGACCTCGCCCCGCTGGCCGATCCCGAACTGCTCGACCGGGCGGTGGCCCAGGCGCTCGGAGTCCGCGACCAGTCGGCGCGCCCCTGCGTGGACGTCCTGGCCGGACATCTCCGCGACAGGCGGGCGATGCTGGTGCTGGACAACTGCGAGCACATGGTGGACGCGGCCGCCACGCTGGTGGCCGCACTCCTGCGTGCGGTCCCCGGTCTGCGCGTGCTCGCCACCAGCAGGCAGCGGCTCGGGGTCCAGGGCGAGCACGTCCTGCCGGTGCCTCCCCTCGCCATGCCGCCGGTGACCCCGCCCGCGGGCGAGGACGCCGGGCCGTCGTTGACGCACTACGAGGCGGTGACGCTGCTGGTCGACCGCGCCGCGGCCTCGGCTCCGAACTTCCGGATCACGCGACACAACTGCGGCGTCGTCGCGCAGTTGTGCGGGCGGCTGGACGGCATCCCTCTGGCGATCGAGCTGGCGGCGGTCCGGCTGGGCACACTCTCCGCGGAGGAGATCCTCGACCGGCTCGACGACCGGTTCCAGCTGCTGGCCGACAACGGTGCCCAGGGCGCTCCCCGCCACCACCGCACCCTGCGAGGCGTCGTCAGCTGGAGCCACGACCTGTGCACCGAGCACGAGCGGCTGCTATGGGCGCGACTGTCGGTCTTCTCCGGCGGGTTCGACCTGGAAGCGGCCGAGGCGGTGTGCTCGGGCGCGGGCATCGACCGCCAGGACGTCATGGACGTCTTGGCGGGATTGGCGCACAAGTCGATCCTGATCGTGGGCACCCTTGGCGGCAGGACGCGTTACAGCCTGCTGGAGACCATCCGCCAGTACGGCAGGCAACGGCTTGTCGACCTCGGTCAGGACACCGTGGTGCGACGGCGCCACCGTGACCACTACCGGAGCATGGCCGCACAGGCCGCGGCCGACTGGTGCAGCCCCCGCGAGGTCGAGTGGCTGTCCCGGCTCCGGCGGGAACTGCCGAATCTGCGGGCGGCACTGGACTTCTGCGCCACGGAGCCGGGCGAGGCCCAGAGCGGACTGGAGATCGCCGTCAACCTCACCCGGACCCGATGCTGGTTCTTCAGCAGCACCATCGGCGAGGGCCGCCACTGGCTGGAGCGCGGGCTCGCCCTGTCTCCGTGCCCGCCGGACCCGCTCCAGGTCGGCGCAGTGGCCCTCGTCGCCTGGATCGCCCTCTGCCAGGGCGACAGGCAGGGCGCCGACGGCCTCCTGGCCCGCTGCCGCCACCTGGCCTCGCGGCTCCCCGGTGACGATGTCCCCGCCGCCGTCACCTACATCGAGGGTGCCCACGCGCTGCTCGTCCACGGGGACCCACGGGCCATCTCCCTGCTGGCACAGGCGAGAGACCGTTTCCTCAGAGCCGGCGCGACCGGTGACGCCCACATGGCCACGATGCTCTGGGCCATGGCCTCCGCCTTCCTCGGGGACCGGGACACCGCGGTCGCCGCCTGTGGCGAATACCTGGCCGACGCCGAAGCACGCGGCGGGGCCTGGGCCCACTCCTGGGCACTGTGGGAGCTCGGTCTCACGGAACTGCGGCACGGCGACCCCGTACGGGCCGCCGCCCTGTTCCGCGACTGCCTGCGCCACCAGCACGACATCGACGATCGCTGGGGACCCGTGTGGGGGCTTGAGACGCTCGCCTGGACCATCGCCGCCGCCGGTCACCACGGCCACGCCGCCGAGCTGCTCGGC comes from Streptosporangium roseum DSM 43021 and encodes:
- a CDS encoding BTAD domain-containing putative transcriptional regulator; this encodes MVRPGFDFRVLGPFEVLRDGVPVPIRAAKLRTLLVSLLLDANEVVPVETLVDRLWGDDPPGGALNTLQNYVMRSRRSLGCAGDDGPLLTCPRGYLIRVADDGLDLHRFDALTRRARAAATADAMEQASALLGEALRLWRGEPLQDVQSEALRREVAPALAERRLDALQSRIEADLALGRHEEVVPELRKLTAGHPLRERFWAQRMLALYRSGRQAEALRCYHSVREVLVEELGVDPGAELRDLHRRILDGDPALAVAGGSGHGAPASGNLPAEMTTFVGRGRQLADAGRLLESSRLVTLTGVGGVGKTRLALRVAAQVSHAFPDGVWLADLAPLADPELLDRAVAQALGVRDQSARPCVDVLAGHLRDRRAMLVLDNCEHMVDAAATLVAALLRAVPGLRVLATSRQRLGVQGEHVLPVPPLAMPPVTPPAGEDAGPSLTHYEAVTLLVDRAAASAPNFRITRHNCGVVAQLCGRLDGIPLAIELAAVRLGTLSAEEILDRLDDRFQLLADNGAQGAPRHHRTLRGVVSWSHDLCTEHERLLWARLSVFSGGFDLEAAEAVCSGAGIDRQDVMDVLAGLAHKSILIVGTLGGRTRYSLLETIRQYGRQRLVDLGQDTVVRRRHRDHYRSMAAQAAADWCSPREVEWLSRLRRELPNLRAALDFCATEPGEAQSGLEIAVNLTRTRCWFFSSTIGEGRHWLERGLALSPCPPDPLQVGAVALVAWIALCQGDRQGADGLLARCRHLASRLPGDDVPAAVTYIEGAHALLVHGDPRAISLLAQARDRFLRAGATGDAHMATMLWAMASAFLGDRDTAVAACGEYLADAEARGGAWAHSWALWELGLTELRHGDPVRAAALFRDCLRHQHDIDDRWGPVWGLETLAWTIAAAGHHGHAAELLGAAHQLRRTTGVALTGLRPFHDAHAEADRLVRRALGEQAYATAFERGARTEDVIDLACMAP
- a CDS encoding amidohydrolase; amino-acid sequence: MSDILFRGGRAFLAADAFAEAVLVRDGRIAAVGAESDVVRRAAPGHETVDLDGGLLTPGFTDSHIHPVQAGLERAKCDLAEVYGLPEYLERIGAYTRSHPGHEWIDGGGWDMAAFPGGLPHRSQLDSFDRPVYLIQRDHHAAWVNTRALELAGITRDTPDPADGRIERDADGTPSGVLHEGAMDLVGLLTPRPTARDLSDALVEAQSHLFSQGITGWQDAIVGSYAGSDDQLPTYIAAAASGRLKARVVGALWWDRARGAEQIPELMERREAAEGLERFRATSVKIMQDGITENFTAAVIEPYCRCGGTGLSYVDPALLKEYVAELDRHGFQVHFHAIGERAVREALDSFEGTDPANRHHIAHLQIIEPSDVPRFAALGVTANLQPLWATHHAQMDELTIPFLGDERSAWQYPFADLQRAGTRFCAGSDWPVSIADPIQGMHVAVNRTEPGGSVHADYPTAQTPFLPGQSLDLATALTAYTAGSAWINHDDDAGTITPGNRADLVVLDRDPFAEPAADIWRTEVAMTFVGGEQVYRR